Proteins encoded within one genomic window of Phycisphaerae bacterium:
- a CDS encoding glycoside hydrolase family 88 protein, whose protein sequence is MAKKEQSQLLKRIEAGFEFAQQQVRKLVERYPDYFPMYTVQGKWQHTGEKWTNWCEGFLPGMMWIFHEETGDRYWREKAEHYSRLIEPRKDDRDVHDLGFLFYHGTYRRWYEATVREGKPDPALREVVHHAGRTLAKRFMPVGNYLRSFVAPDSLFVDIMMNVPIILLTAVETNDSELLEVASKHCATSRRYLVRGDGSTSHEAMFDLSTGECLRQTTHQGYRGDSCWSRGLAWAIYGFATSGRILNFIPWLETSRHCAQYLMERVSADPVPPWDFDAPEESRRQKDTSAGAIAACGLFELADAQQLVGEKEARQRQHLKEVGLRMVGALCGPEYLALGDGSWEGILKHGVYHRNKGLGVDESVMWGEFFFVESLQRALRCLRGPRK, encoded by the coding sequence ATGGCCAAAAAGGAGCAGTCCCAGTTGCTGAAACGGATTGAAGCAGGGTTTGAGTTCGCCCAGCAGCAGGTACGAAAGCTGGTCGAGCGATACCCGGACTACTTCCCCATGTACACCGTTCAGGGGAAGTGGCAGCACACAGGGGAGAAATGGACCAACTGGTGCGAGGGTTTCCTGCCCGGCATGATGTGGATCTTCCACGAGGAGACGGGCGACCGTTACTGGCGAGAGAAGGCCGAGCATTACAGCCGGCTGATCGAGCCGCGGAAGGACGACCGGGACGTCCACGACCTCGGCTTCCTCTTCTACCACGGGACGTACCGGCGATGGTACGAGGCGACGGTCCGCGAAGGTAAGCCGGATCCCGCCCTACGCGAGGTCGTTCATCACGCCGGCCGGACGCTCGCCAAACGATTCATGCCCGTCGGCAACTACCTGCGATCGTTCGTGGCTCCCGATTCGCTTTTCGTAGACATCATGATGAATGTGCCGATCATCCTGCTGACCGCGGTCGAGACAAACGACAGCGAGCTGCTGGAGGTGGCCAGCAAGCACTGCGCGACATCACGTCGCTACCTCGTGCGGGGCGACGGCTCGACGTCTCACGAGGCGATGTTCGACCTATCGACCGGCGAGTGCCTCAGGCAGACGACTCACCAGGGCTATCGCGGCGACTCGTGCTGGTCACGCGGCCTGGCATGGGCAATCTACGGGTTCGCCACGTCGGGTCGGATCCTGAACTTCATCCCGTGGCTGGAAACGTCTCGGCACTGCGCCCAGTACCTGATGGAGAGGGTGTCAGCGGACCCGGTGCCGCCGTGGGATTTTGATGCCCCCGAGGAATCAAGGCGACAGAAAGATACCTCCGCCGGAGCGATCGCGGCCTGTGGCCTGTTCGAGCTGGCGGACGCCCAGCAACTCGTGGGCGAGAAGGAGGCAAGGCAGCGCCAGCACCTCAAGGAGGTCGGCCTCCGGATGGTGGGGGCGCTGTGCGGGCCGGAGTATCTGGCCTTGGGCGATGGCAGCTGGGAAGGGATCCTCAAGCACGGGGTATACCATCGCAACAAGGGGCTGGGCGTGGATGAATCCGTGATGTGGGGCGAGTTCTTCTTCGTCGAGTCGCTCCAGCGGGCCCTGAGGTGCCTCCGGGGTCCGAGGAAGTAG
- a CDS encoding ABC transporter ATP-binding protein, protein MIETINLTKRYGDLVALNNLHLNIEEGECFGYIGPNGAGKTTTIKILATLLQPTWGEARVCGHVIGYQSRKIRPLIGYVPDFFGAYSDMVVQEYLEFFASAYGITGQHRRKIVGDVLDLTDLAYKREALVDSLSRGMKQRLSIARVLLHDPKVLLLDEPASGLDPRARIEIRELLKELHKMGKTIVISSHILHELAELCSTVGIIERGELLFHGSVRDATRQAGMGTRVQVGVADRSDLAARVLQQLEPVKSVEQNNGCLSVELKTEMHDFSFLARALLENRLAITELREEEANLETAFLRLTKGIVQ, encoded by the coding sequence ATCATCGAGACGATCAACCTGACGAAGCGTTATGGCGACTTGGTGGCCCTGAACAACCTCCATCTCAACATCGAGGAGGGGGAGTGTTTCGGGTACATCGGCCCGAACGGGGCCGGCAAGACCACCACGATCAAGATTCTGGCCACCTTGCTGCAGCCGACCTGGGGCGAGGCCCGGGTCTGCGGGCACGTCATCGGCTACCAGTCACGTAAGATCCGACCGCTGATCGGTTACGTGCCCGATTTCTTCGGGGCCTACAGCGACATGGTCGTGCAGGAGTACCTGGAGTTCTTCGCCTCGGCCTACGGCATCACCGGGCAACACCGCCGCAAGATCGTCGGGGACGTGCTGGACCTCACCGACCTGGCCTACAAGCGTGAGGCCCTGGTGGACTCGCTGTCCCGAGGCATGAAACAGCGCCTGAGCATCGCCCGCGTGCTGTTGCACGACCCGAAGGTGCTACTGCTGGATGAGCCGGCCAGCGGGCTGGATCCGCGAGCGCGGATCGAAATCCGGGAGCTGCTCAAGGAACTGCACAAGATGGGCAAGACCATCGTCATCAGCTCGCACATCCTGCACGAGCTGGCCGAGCTTTGCTCGACCGTGGGAATCATCGAGCGCGGCGAGCTGCTCTTCCACGGATCGGTCCGCGACGCCACCCGCCAGGCGGGCATGGGGACCCGCGTGCAGGTCGGGGTGGCCGATCGATCGGATCTGGCCGCCCGCGTCCTGCAGCAGCTCGAGCCGGTCAAAAGCGTGGAGCAGAACAACGGATGCCTGTCCGTGGAGCTCAAGACGGAGATGCACGACTTCTCCTTCCTGGCTCGGGCCTTGCTGGAGAACCGGCTGGCCATCACCGAGCTTCGCGAGGAAGAAGCCAACCTGGAGACGGCCTTCCTGCGGCTCACCAAGGGCATCGTCCAATAA
- a CDS encoding ABC transporter permease subunit — protein sequence MQIKREIAKPLLHDMALAVWRLLPANPIVLRVVQGGGKRTQHLWVRVLYLLILFGVMLIAQFANSSSGQSLTLLAKGSTRIFEIIAVLQLAMMCFLAPVFTAGAISQEKDAETFNVLLTTPLTNAQIVLGSLGSRLFFVLALLVAGLPIFCITMIFGGVTSEQIFLSFGIAGCTAILTGSLAILVSVLRVGSRGTIFSFYVGIAVYLFAGLGLGNLQWTCVPESVIPGVNTGMTWLAIIHPYYALEVALNHIRPPDAAAVAHRAWPFNYMLASPQWAYMTLTLLASAVLVGIATLFLRSGIKQGEAGLLRSLQVRFGRRKTDEERCHRIRRVWSNPIAWREAVTKASAASSGFMRYSYLIGGATTGVLFLYGYGSGWFNPVTGTSPTLARAWLIWIVMVEFLVVLLMAANTAGTAITRERDDGTMELLLTTPLTSRYIVWGKLRGLISFALPLMAVPAVTVLAAAIFDMVRAAPEPVVSLLSAVLLPILLTVYASFACMIGLQMSLKSRKSVQAVMASMGILLVVAFGLSLCAVSTSQVPPEIASITVPLTFVTAIYYVLDPGSLGRNQFGTSANPFDLNVLLCIGTFIAAALYGAIVAGTYRSMVKNFDVIVRKQQK from the coding sequence ATGCAGATCAAACGAGAGATCGCCAAGCCACTGCTCCACGACATGGCCCTGGCGGTGTGGCGGCTGCTTCCGGCCAACCCTATCGTCCTGCGTGTCGTGCAGGGCGGCGGCAAACGGACTCAGCATCTCTGGGTCCGCGTGCTGTATCTGCTCATTCTCTTCGGCGTGATGCTCATCGCTCAGTTCGCCAACTCCAGTTCCGGGCAGTCTCTGACCCTCCTGGCCAAGGGCTCGACCCGCATTTTCGAAATTATCGCCGTTTTGCAGCTGGCCATGATGTGTTTCCTGGCACCGGTCTTCACCGCCGGCGCGATTTCACAGGAAAAGGACGCAGAGACGTTCAACGTGCTGCTGACCACCCCGCTGACCAACGCCCAGATCGTGCTTGGCTCACTGGGCAGCCGGCTGTTCTTCGTTCTGGCCCTTTTGGTCGCCGGCCTGCCGATCTTCTGCATCACCATGATCTTCGGCGGCGTGACCAGCGAGCAGATCTTCCTGAGCTTCGGCATCGCGGGGTGCACGGCCATCCTGACCGGCTCGCTGGCCATTCTGGTGAGCGTGCTACGCGTGGGCTCGCGGGGTACGATCTTCTCGTTTTATGTGGGCATCGCTGTCTATCTGTTCGCCGGTCTCGGCCTGGGCAACCTGCAGTGGACTTGTGTCCCGGAGTCCGTCATTCCCGGTGTCAACACGGGCATGACCTGGCTGGCCATCATCCACCCCTACTACGCACTGGAAGTGGCCCTGAATCACATTCGTCCGCCCGATGCCGCGGCGGTTGCCCATCGCGCCTGGCCGTTCAACTACATGCTCGCCTCGCCGCAGTGGGCGTACATGACCCTGACACTCCTGGCATCCGCCGTGTTGGTCGGCATCGCCACGCTCTTCTTGCGGAGCGGCATCAAGCAGGGCGAGGCCGGACTGCTTCGGAGCCTTCAGGTCAGGTTCGGCAGACGTAAGACCGACGAAGAGCGATGCCACCGGATTCGCCGCGTCTGGTCGAACCCGATCGCCTGGCGCGAAGCGGTGACCAAGGCCAGCGCCGCCAGCAGCGGCTTCATGCGGTACTCCTACCTCATCGGCGGAGCGACAACCGGGGTGCTGTTCCTGTATGGCTACGGATCCGGGTGGTTCAACCCCGTGACCGGAACCTCACCCACTCTGGCCCGGGCGTGGCTCATCTGGATCGTGATGGTCGAATTCCTGGTCGTCCTGCTGATGGCGGCGAATACGGCCGGAACAGCTATTACCCGGGAACGCGACGATGGCACCATGGAATTGCTCCTGACCACCCCCTTGACCAGCCGCTACATCGTCTGGGGTAAGCTTCGCGGGCTCATCAGCTTCGCCCTGCCCCTGATGGCCGTCCCCGCCGTCACCGTTCTTGCGGCCGCGATCTTCGATATGGTCCGGGCAGCACCGGAGCCGGTCGTGTCGCTCCTGTCGGCCGTCCTGCTTCCGATCCTCCTGACCGTCTATGCGTCATTCGCCTGCATGATCGGTCTGCAGATGTCGCTGAAAAGCAGGAAATCGGTGCAGGCGGTGATGGCCAGCATGGGTATTCTGCTCGTGGTGGCCTTCGGCCTGTCGCTGTGTGCCGTGAGCACATCGCAGGTGCCCCCGGAAATCGCCAGCATCACCGTTCCCCTCACCTTCGTCACCGCGATCTACTACGTGCTCGACCCGGGCAGCCTCGGGCGGAATCAGTTCGGTACTTCGGCAAACCCCTTCGACCTCAACGTGCTCCTGTGCATAGGGACATTCATCGCCGCGGCGCTCTATGGCGCGATCGTCGCCGGAACCTACCGATCCATGGTGAAGAACTTCGACGTGATCGTGCGGAAACAGCAGAAGTAG
- a CDS encoding SIS domain-containing protein, with amino-acid sequence MDKIIRAFIREHLEGIQRLDAARQAEIAAAARLLIDCFRSGGRVYIGGNGGSAADAQHIAAELVGRFLRERPGLPCVALTTDTSALTAISNDYGFDRVFARQVEALVRPGDVFWVLSTSGKSPNVVEAARAARVRGAKVLGFLGGTGGDMLALCDVCFLAPAKPSYAVQHLHQLAYHILCDLVERDLTSGGR; translated from the coding sequence ATGGACAAGATCATTCGCGCGTTCATACGGGAGCACCTGGAAGGCATCCAGCGGCTCGATGCCGCCCGCCAGGCCGAGATTGCGGCCGCCGCCCGCCTGCTCATCGACTGCTTCCGCTCCGGCGGGCGGGTCTACATCGGCGGCAACGGTGGGTCCGCGGCTGACGCCCAGCACATCGCCGCCGAACTGGTCGGCCGGTTTCTCCGTGAACGCCCGGGCCTGCCCTGCGTTGCCCTGACCACCGACACCAGCGCCCTGACCGCCATCAGCAATGATTACGGCTTCGACCGCGTCTTCGCCCGCCAGGTCGAGGCCCTGGTCCGTCCTGGCGACGTCTTCTGGGTCCTCAGCACCAGCGGCAAGAGTCCGAACGTCGTCGAGGCCGCCCGCGCCGCCCGTGTCCGTGGCGCCAAGGTCCTCGGTTTCCTCGGCGGGACCGGCGGCGACATGCTCGCCCTCTGCGACGTCTGCTTCCTTGCCCCGGCCAAGCCGAGCTACGCGGTGCAGCATCTCCACCAGCTGGCCTACCACATCCTCTGTGATCTCGTCGAACGTGACCTGACTTCCGGTGGCAGGTGA
- a CDS encoding response regulator transcription factor, which produces MADRTTIILADDHALVRGAVKTVLEREADLVVVAEVGSADEAVAETLRLKPDVVLLDIEMPGQHSFEAARTIKSRLPKTRVVFLSGFHHDRYIEQAILVQASGYLSKGEPPQRLVEAIRAVMAGGVCYSPEIQARIIIHPDGRHKLSPAGHTRAASLTEKELAVLRYIARGLSKKEIALQMSVTLSAIDRHCTRLMAKLDIHDRVDLTKFAIREGLAEP; this is translated from the coding sequence ATGGCTGACCGCACGACGATCATCCTTGCGGACGATCACGCCCTGGTCCGGGGGGCGGTGAAGACCGTCCTGGAGCGAGAGGCGGACCTGGTCGTGGTGGCGGAGGTGGGCAGCGCCGACGAAGCGGTCGCTGAGACGCTGCGTCTGAAGCCCGATGTCGTGCTTTTGGATATTGAGATGCCGGGCCAGCACAGCTTCGAGGCGGCCAGGACCATCAAGTCCCGGCTTCCGAAGACGCGAGTGGTCTTCCTCAGCGGCTTCCATCATGATCGCTACATCGAACAGGCCATACTGGTCCAGGCATCCGGCTACCTGAGCAAGGGCGAGCCGCCGCAACGACTCGTGGAGGCGATCCGCGCGGTCATGGCCGGTGGGGTCTGCTACTCGCCGGAGATCCAGGCGCGCATCATCATCCACCCGGACGGTCGCCACAAGCTGAGCCCGGCGGGGCACACCCGGGCGGCCAGCCTCACGGAGAAGGAACTGGCGGTTCTGCGTTACATCGCCCGGGGTCTTTCGAAAAAGGAGATTGCCCTGCAGATGAGTGTGACGCTCTCCGCCATCGACCGCCATTGCACGCGGCTCATGGCCAAACTCGATATCCATGATCGCGTGGACCTGACCAAATTCGCGATCCGCGAAGGCCTGGCGGAACCCTGA
- a CDS encoding sugar phosphate isomerase/epimerase, whose protein sequence is MRGQTWVSVCDPPNGFWYHAFAPEEDRDLIKAVNGWTFEAGTPLVQAAEASALAGFRAFEPVLTAEGELSLATGEAECRKLGDTIRAAGLGVASLACGLFWQWHFTAQSPADRRKAWDITIAGLDRARWLGTDALLVVPGVVTHFRRPRELLCGYADALKLTFDALRGLVPEAEKRGVVLAIENVWNQFLLSPVEICELIDRLNSPWVRVCLDVGNVVKWGLPEDWVDTLGRRICRIHLKDFRTAVGTVEGFCLPGDGDVNWPAVMAALKRIHYAGPLIHEGRGDLVDISRRIDAILADA, encoded by the coding sequence ATGCGTGGTCAAACCTGGGTCTCGGTCTGTGATCCGCCAAACGGTTTCTGGTATCATGCCTTCGCGCCCGAGGAGGATCGCGATTTGATCAAGGCGGTCAACGGTTGGACGTTCGAGGCGGGCACGCCGCTGGTTCAGGCCGCCGAAGCTTCGGCCCTGGCCGGCTTCCGGGCGTTCGAGCCGGTCCTGACCGCGGAGGGCGAACTGTCCCTGGCCACCGGCGAGGCGGAGTGCCGCAAGCTGGGTGACACCATCCGGGCGGCCGGGCTGGGGGTGGCCTCACTGGCGTGTGGGCTCTTCTGGCAGTGGCACTTCACTGCCCAGTCTCCAGCTGACCGCCGAAAGGCCTGGGACATCACCATCGCCGGCCTGGATCGGGCGCGCTGGCTGGGGACTGATGCCCTGCTCGTCGTTCCTGGGGTGGTCACCCACTTCCGCAGGCCCCGCGAGCTGCTCTGCGGCTACGCTGACGCCCTCAAGCTGACCTTTGATGCCCTCAGGGGACTCGTTCCGGAGGCCGAGAAGCGCGGCGTCGTCCTCGCGATCGAGAACGTCTGGAACCAGTTTCTCCTGTCGCCGGTTGAGATTTGCGAGCTGATCGACCGCCTCAACTCGCCCTGGGTCCGCGTCTGTCTCGATGTCGGAAACGTCGTCAAGTGGGGGCTTCCGGAAGACTGGGTCGATACACTGGGCAGGAGGATCTGTCGGATTCATCTCAAGGACTTCAGGACGGCTGTCGGCACGGTTGAGGGATTCTGCCTGCCGGGCGACGGCGACGTGAACTGGCCGGCGGTCATGGCCGCTCTGAAACGCATCCATTACGCTGGTCCGCTGATCCACGAGGGTCGGGGCGATCTGGTCGACATCTCCCGGCGGATCGACGCGATCCTGGCCGATGCGTGA